From Candidatus Methanosuratincola sp., one genomic window encodes:
- a CDS encoding PLP-dependent aminotransferase family protein, whose translation MSTKDLLSRVAKEAKASDIREILKVIKSGGIISFAGGMPDPALFPVEEIRQITADVLKERASVALQYETTEGYSGLREALLKFMRSEGMRVSSVDEILVTTGSQQALDLFGRAFLDPGDTIILEEPTYLAAMSAFMVHSPHIMLAPMDSNGLNSAALRKALKERKSGSKIKFLYTVPTCQNPSGLTTTEERRKELVELAYEYDFVIIEDDPYSYLSDGKNPPFIKALDDERVIYTSTFSKILAPGLRLGWVAAPEELTSKFAILKQSLDLCTNTLSQHIACEFMVRGLLQGYIEKLKPAYRRKREAMLKALAENMPEGAEWTRPTGGMFIWATLPPEYDTTKMLPQAVSNGVAYVPGGSFHPSGGGRNTLRINYSYPTIEQIWEGARRLGNTIKSYRSGA comes from the coding sequence ATGTCTACAAAAGACCTTCTTTCGAGGGTGGCTAAAGAAGCAAAGGCCAGTGACATCAGGGAGATCCTGAAGGTAATAAAGTCAGGGGGCATTATCTCGTTTGCAGGAGGGATGCCCGACCCAGCGCTATTCCCAGTGGAGGAGATAAGGCAGATCACTGCCGATGTGCTGAAGGAGCGTGCCAGCGTCGCCCTCCAATATGAAACCACCGAGGGGTATTCGGGGCTCCGCGAAGCCCTGCTCAAGTTCATGAGATCCGAGGGGATGCGAGTCTCCTCGGTGGACGAGATACTGGTAACGACTGGATCCCAGCAGGCCTTGGACCTATTCGGCAGGGCCTTCTTGGACCCTGGAGATACCATTATACTCGAGGAGCCAACTTACTTGGCTGCGATGAGCGCTTTCATGGTCCACTCACCGCACATAATGCTGGCGCCGATGGACTCAAATGGCCTCAATTCAGCAGCGCTCAGGAAGGCTCTAAAGGAGCGGAAGTCAGGCTCAAAGATAAAATTCTTGTATACCGTCCCGACCTGCCAAAACCCAAGCGGGCTGACCACAACTGAAGAGAGGCGGAAAGAGCTGGTCGAGCTGGCTTACGAATACGACTTTGTAATAATAGAGGACGATCCCTACAGTTACCTCTCGGACGGAAAGAACCCGCCGTTCATAAAGGCGCTCGATGACGAGCGAGTCATCTACACGAGCACCTTCTCCAAGATACTTGCCCCGGGCCTCAGGCTTGGTTGGGTGGCTGCGCCGGAGGAGTTGACATCCAAGTTCGCTATTCTCAAGCAATCCTTGGACCTCTGCACAAACACCCTCTCACAGCACATAGCCTGCGAGTTCATGGTCAGGGGGCTCCTCCAGGGCTACATCGAAAAGCTCAAGCCCGCCTACAGGAGGAAGCGTGAAGCTATGCTCAAGGCCCTTGCTGAGAATATGCCCGAGGGCGCAGAATGGACACGCCCGACTGGGGGCATGTTCATCTGGGCAACCCTGCCTCCCGAGTACGATACCACGAAGATGCTGCCGCAGGCTGTTTCAAACGGTGTGGCCTACGTTCCTGGCGGATCGTTCCACCCCAGCGGGGGCGGCAGGAACACGCTCCGCATAAACTACAGCTATCCCACAATAGAGCAGATCTGGGAAGGCGCAAGGAGGCTGGGAAATACCATCAAGTCCTACAGATCTGGGGCTTAG
- a CDS encoding acetate uptake transporter encodes MSASPKTLNPAPLGLAAFAMTTTVLCLFTVGAIPSSWVSIVIPLAIAYGGLMQVIVGLWEAKLGNTFGFVAFSSYGAFWIYYALVAILSSVGMITVSPTAAGVVLIMWGFLTLYLWIASLKAPKVTCMVFLFLALTFFVLGIGDITGIGMVSKAGGALGLITAALAWYNSLAIVINDMHGRTAAPLGKPLM; translated from the coding sequence ATGTCTGCATCTCCAAAAACACTGAACCCGGCACCGCTGGGGCTAGCAGCCTTCGCCATGACGACGACAGTGCTATGTCTTTTCACCGTTGGCGCCATACCTTCTTCTTGGGTATCAATCGTCATCCCGCTCGCAATCGCATACGGCGGCCTGATGCAGGTAATCGTTGGGCTCTGGGAGGCCAAATTGGGGAACACATTCGGGTTTGTGGCATTCAGTTCATACGGGGCATTCTGGATATACTACGCGCTAGTTGCAATCCTTTCTTCAGTCGGCATGATAACGGTCAGCCCAACAGCAGCCGGAGTGGTCCTCATCATGTGGGGATTCCTGACGCTGTACCTGTGGATAGCATCGCTCAAAGCACCAAAGGTCACTTGCATGGTATTCCTATTCCTGGCGCTCACTTTCTTTGTCCTCGGCATAGGAGACATCACAGGGATCGGCATGGTCTCCAAGGCAGGCGGGGCACTCGGGTTAATCACTGCCGCCCTTGCTTGGTACAACTCGCTTGCCATAGTCATCAATGACATGCACGGGAGGACCGCTGCACCTTTGGGAAAACCCCTCATGTGA
- a CDS encoding PrsW family glutamic-type intramembrane protease has protein sequence MPEIFDLSIILVASAIPPLVYLVWVRGWEICNREELKDLYRALAIGATYTVFFAVIVSTAFNSFFFGLFRMVILVPVEMQADLALFTSVIVVAPLVEEFIKVTGFRFILGKIREIEDGMIYGMAIGFGFALTENVIYGWDQALAGGLASGLALVAVRSALSSFLHATATAIAGLGVSRSLLANKGSMRLLDLAPYLAGAIGMHALFNFLSSSSLLFGSTAATGLLTLMLVPLVYLVLMRIRRYATILDKEAPCIVGE, from the coding sequence ATGCCTGAGATCTTTGACTTATCCATCATACTTGTCGCATCTGCCATCCCGCCGCTTGTTTACTTGGTTTGGGTAAGGGGGTGGGAGATCTGCAACAGGGAAGAGCTGAAAGACCTGTACCGGGCTTTGGCGATCGGTGCCACTTACACCGTCTTCTTTGCAGTCATCGTCTCGACCGCCTTCAATTCATTCTTCTTTGGGCTCTTCAGGATGGTGATTCTTGTCCCTGTTGAGATGCAGGCAGACCTTGCCCTCTTCACTTCGGTGATTGTGGTTGCGCCATTGGTCGAGGAGTTCATCAAGGTGACCGGCTTCCGATTCATTTTGGGTAAGATAAGGGAGATCGAAGACGGGATGATTTATGGCATGGCAATAGGGTTCGGGTTTGCTCTCACGGAGAACGTGATCTACGGCTGGGATCAGGCCCTTGCAGGGGGCCTCGCTTCTGGGCTCGCACTCGTGGCGGTCCGATCAGCCCTTTCTTCTTTCCTGCATGCAACAGCCACCGCCATAGCCGGGCTCGGCGTCTCGAGATCGCTGTTGGCCAACAAGGGCAGCATGCGCCTCCTCGATCTCGCCCCTTACTTGGCTGGAGCCATTGGGATGCATGCCCTCTTCAACTTCCTCTCCTCCTCTTCGCTGCTATTCGGTTCCACTGCGGCGACCGGGCTGCTTACCCTGATGCTGGTGCCGCTGGTATACCTTGTGCTCATGAGGATAAGGAGATACGCCACCATCCTAGACAAGGAGGCTCCGTGCATTGTGGGGGAATGA
- a CDS encoding thioredoxin family protein yields MGIGSGSAPKDLDDHSFEGFIKGARYAAVLFWSGSCMPCRMVSLIFNELQSLRPGISFGKVNVGASGVGARLGVMSVPTILLFRDGRRVARVVGVKPIQVLLEIFDNYFSASPKEDIYADSGQSDLM; encoded by the coding sequence TTGGGGATTGGATCTGGCTCAGCGCCAAAGGATCTCGACGACCATAGCTTTGAGGGGTTCATAAAGGGGGCGAGGTATGCAGCCGTGCTCTTCTGGAGCGGTTCCTGCATGCCATGCAGGATGGTTTCGCTGATTTTCAACGAACTGCAGAGCCTGCGACCCGGGATTTCATTCGGTAAGGTGAACGTCGGGGCGAGTGGCGTGGGTGCGCGCTTGGGCGTGATGTCCGTGCCGACAATCCTCCTCTTCAGGGATGGCCGCAGAGTGGCCAGGGTTGTGGGCGTGAAGCCGATCCAAGTGCTTCTGGAGATCTTTGACAACTACTTCTCAGCCAGCCCCAAGGAGGACATCTACGCCGATTCTGGTCAAAGCGACCTTATGTGA
- the purQ gene encoding phosphoribosylformylglycinamidine synthase I, translated as MDLRKAKACILRVGGTNCDAEVKAALEDLGLRSDILHMDWLEKGKLSEYQLLVFPGGFSYGDYVRAGAVWGKKVLTKMRRDLERFVEEGRLVMGICNGFQVLVEAGMLPGDEGAFSPTPKAVLANNSSARYECRWVFLRGEGSHTPFARRAGKGEILRVPIGHGEGRFLAESDKAVQDLIRSNRVVFRYAKPSGEPAEGTYPFNPNGSVYDIAAICNRAGNVMGMMPHPERAFFGWQTIGYGNSQGYGDGRKIFEGIVDHIRSL; from the coding sequence ATGGATCTCAGGAAGGCCAAGGCATGCATTCTGAGGGTCGGAGGCACGAACTGCGACGCTGAGGTCAAGGCAGCGCTTGAGGACCTCGGCCTCAGATCAGACATTCTGCACATGGACTGGCTTGAGAAGGGCAAGCTCTCGGAATACCAGCTCCTCGTATTCCCCGGGGGTTTCTCTTACGGCGACTACGTCAGGGCGGGCGCAGTCTGGGGAAAAAAGGTCTTGACGAAGATGAGGAGAGACCTGGAGAGGTTCGTGGAGGAGGGCAGGTTAGTGATGGGCATCTGCAACGGCTTCCAGGTCTTGGTCGAGGCAGGGATGCTACCGGGTGACGAGGGCGCATTCTCGCCCACCCCCAAGGCAGTACTGGCGAACAACAGCTCGGCAAGATACGAGTGCAGGTGGGTATTCCTAAGGGGGGAAGGGAGCCACACACCATTCGCACGAAGGGCTGGCAAAGGCGAGATCCTTAGGGTGCCGATCGGCCACGGGGAGGGCAGGTTCCTCGCTGAATCAGACAAGGCGGTCCAGGATCTCATCCGCAGCAACCGGGTCGTCTTCAGGTATGCAAAGCCGTCGGGAGAGCCCGCAGAAGGGACCTATCCATTCAACCCCAACGGTTCCGTCTACGACATCGCCGCCATATGCAACAGGGCGGGGAACGTCATGGGCATGATGCCCCACCCGGAGAGGGCATTCTTCGGCTGGCAAACAATCGGGTACGGCAACTCACAAGGCTACGGAGACGGCAGGAAGATATTCGAAGGGATAGTGGATCACATAAGGTCGCTTTGA